One genomic window of Sodaliphilus pleomorphus includes the following:
- the sufC gene encoding Fe-S cluster assembly ATPase SufC — translation MLIVKDLHASIEGKEILKGVNLTVKPGEVHAIMGPNGSGKSTLSAVLTGNPAFTVTGGSATFYGKDLLAMKPEDRAHEGLFLSFQYPVEIPGVSMVNFMRTAINEKRKYFNEPPLSASDFLKLMREKRAVVQLDNKLASRAVNEGFSGGEKKRNEIFQMAMLEPRLSILDETDSGLDIDALRIVASGVNKLKTANNATIVITHYERLLDYIKPDFVHVLYKGRIVMSAGPELAKELEERGYDWIKAQVDGAPNSSSSDGTAGK, via the coding sequence ATGTTAATAGTAAAAGATTTACATGCCTCCATCGAAGGCAAAGAGATATTGAAAGGCGTCAACCTCACGGTGAAGCCCGGCGAGGTGCATGCCATCATGGGTCCCAATGGCTCGGGCAAGTCGACGCTGAGCGCAGTGCTCACCGGCAACCCCGCCTTCACAGTGACTGGCGGCAGCGCCACCTTCTACGGCAAGGACCTGCTGGCCATGAAGCCCGAGGACCGCGCCCACGAGGGCCTGTTTCTGAGTTTCCAGTACCCGGTGGAGATACCGGGCGTGTCGATGGTCAACTTCATGCGCACAGCCATCAACGAGAAGCGCAAGTATTTCAACGAGCCGCCGCTCTCGGCCAGCGACTTCCTCAAGCTCATGCGCGAGAAGCGGGCCGTGGTGCAGCTCGACAACAAGCTTGCCTCGCGTGCCGTGAACGAGGGCTTCTCGGGCGGTGAGAAAAAACGCAACGAGATCTTCCAGATGGCCATGCTCGAGCCCCGCCTCAGTATTCTCGACGAGACCGACAGCGGCCTCGACATCGATGCCCTGCGCATCGTGGCCAGCGGCGTCAACAAGCTCAAGACGGCCAACAACGCCACCATCGTCATCACCCACTACGAGCGTCTGCTCGACTACATCAAGCCCGACTTTGTGCACGTGCTCTACAAGGGGCGCATCGTCATGAGCGCCGGCCCCGAGCTGGCCAAGGAGCTCGAAGAGCGCGGCTACGACTGGATCAAGGCCCAGGTCGACGGCGCCCCCAATTCCAGCAGCAGCGACGGCACTGCCGGCAAGTAG
- the sufD gene encoding Fe-S cluster assembly protein SufD, with amino-acid sequence MTALKQYIDLYTEHRAAIEAHAPAALNALRPAALKALDGARLPRKGEEDYEGTDLEQAFAPDYGVNVNRTPFTADPGQAFSCDVPNMSTCLYFFYNDIFSPSRTARQLPGGVVVESLAQAQHNHPEILAKYLGSLADLSKPEVALNTLLAQDGMLVYVPDGVMAEKPIQLVNIYNAAAPVMAVRRLLVVVGENAHAKMLVCDHTQNTGVDYLGSQVVEIVALKDATFDYYDLEETNASTHRVSSVFVDQREGSNVLVDGMTLLNGFTRNDYYVNVDGEHCQTQLLGMTIASGTQHVDNHSLLCHNKPNCHSNEMFKYVLNDEAVGAFAGKILVKPGCPKTDAYQGNRNIVAAPTAKMYSKPQLEIYTDDVQCSHGTAIGQLDEEALFYMRTRGIPLDQARMLLMQAFVDDVIDGVRLDALKDRLRHLVEKRFQGKMAMCQACAGNGCNSKIETY; translated from the coding sequence ATGACGGCATTAAAACAATATATCGACTTGTACACCGAGCATCGCGCCGCTATCGAGGCTCATGCCCCGGCAGCCCTCAACGCCTTGCGCCCGGCGGCGCTCAAGGCGCTCGACGGCGCCCGGTTGCCCCGCAAGGGCGAGGAGGACTATGAGGGCACCGACCTCGAGCAGGCCTTTGCCCCCGACTATGGCGTGAATGTGAACCGCACGCCCTTCACTGCCGACCCCGGCCAGGCATTCAGTTGCGACGTGCCCAACATGAGCACCTGTCTCTATTTTTTCTACAACGACATTTTCAGCCCCAGCCGCACAGCGCGCCAGCTGCCCGGCGGGGTGGTGGTAGAGTCGCTGGCCCAGGCACAGCACAACCATCCCGAGATACTCGCCAAGTACTTGGGCAGCCTTGCCGACTTGTCGAAGCCCGAGGTGGCGCTCAACACCCTGCTGGCCCAGGACGGCATGCTGGTCTACGTCCCCGACGGGGTCATGGCCGAGAAACCCATTCAGCTGGTCAATATCTACAATGCGGCCGCCCCTGTGATGGCTGTGAGACGCCTGCTTGTGGTCGTGGGCGAGAATGCCCACGCCAAGATGCTCGTGTGCGACCACACGCAGAACACCGGTGTCGACTATCTGGGCAGCCAGGTGGTCGAGATCGTGGCCCTCAAGGATGCCACCTTCGACTACTACGACCTCGAGGAGACCAATGCCTCGACCCACCGCGTGTCGTCGGTCTTTGTCGACCAGCGCGAGGGCAGCAACGTGCTCGTCGACGGCATGACGCTCTTGAACGGCTTCACCCGCAACGACTACTATGTGAACGTCGACGGCGAGCACTGCCAGACCCAGCTGCTGGGCATGACCATCGCCTCGGGCACGCAGCACGTCGACAACCACAGCCTGCTGTGCCACAACAAGCCCAACTGCCACAGCAACGAGATGTTTAAGTATGTGCTCAACGACGAGGCCGTGGGCGCCTTTGCCGGCAAGATACTGGTCAAGCCCGGCTGTCCCAAGACCGATGCCTACCAGGGCAACCGCAACATCGTGGCAGCTCCCACAGCCAAGATGTACAGCAAGCCTCAGCTCGAAATTTACACCGACGATGTGCAGTGCTCCCACGGCACAGCCATAGGCCAGCTCGACGAGGAAGCCCTGTTCTACATGCGCACCCGCGGCATCCCCCTCGACCAGGCGCGCATGCTGCTCATGCAGGCCTTTGTCGACGACGTGATCGACGGCGTGCGCCTCGATGCGCTCAAAGACCGCCTGCGCCACCTGGTGGAGAAGCGCTTTCAGGGCAAGATGGCCATGTGCCAGGCCTGTGCCGGCAATGGCTGCAACAGCAAAATTGAAACGTATTAG